Genomic segment of Apium graveolens cultivar Ventura chromosome 7, ASM990537v1, whole genome shotgun sequence:
TGTTAGCAGCACATGACTTGGTCATATAGTCAGTAGAGTCTGTGTAGGAGATCGTGGAATAAAGGATAGGAAGTAGCTTGTTTGTTGGAGTACTGGTCCTGGTTTTTAGGAAATTGTAGAGTTAACTATGTATGTAATTAGATAGGATTTGCAGATGTGACAGATAAAAGTTCTCCACAAAATCGTAATTGTGAAAAAAATTATAGCTAAAATTAAACAAACTTTGAAGTTTATCTGGTCATCGAGCTGAGCTTACACTCAAGCAAGAAGGTTATCAGAATGCCTGTCAACCCAATGCACCACACGACAATTCGAGTGTATGTGTATGCTACTATCCATCAAAATCAGCAATTCAGTTTTGCTACCCTAGATTGGTTTTGCAACTACATTTTATTTACCTTTTTTCTCTTAGAAATTTTGTTAAGAAGCTAGCTCATACGCCCATACATGATCTTATACTCAAGACTGTGCCTAAATggtaaaatttaaattaaataaatgaatGTGTTAACGGAGAAATTTGGTTAACAAAGATTTGAGTTTCGCGGCCAGAATTAAAATATGTGATAGTGGTTCTTCGCCGTAAAAGTCGTCCGAGTATGGTGATGTTGAAAAATTAATTGGGGGCTGAGATCGCAAGGGTATTTGGTGGTGGCGTACAGAACTCTTATAATGGGTCTACTTACTTCTTTATATAAATGATCAATCTGAACGTGCATAGTTATTCGAGAACAAGAAATCAATATGGACTTGGTTTCTCATTCCGAGGCCTGAGGCCCGGTAGAAGTTGTCGAACCAACTTCCTATGATAACTCTAACATATATTTGCTTTAAGAGTGTCCAGCAATGCAGCGTTGTCACAAAAACCCAAGGCTCGATTACGACTTCGAAACTTCACAGATAAGGGAACTTCTCGGCCGCGGGTATAAGACTTATATCAAATGCTCAAGTGCATCAACACTAGAGCTTATTTTAAAGAGTGGTAGAACTCGTTGAGAATAACACTAAGAGTGTTAGTGCTTGTACACAACTTAGCTAGGTAATTAAAGAACAGCCTGtatgaaaaaaaattattactttatgttttgagaaagaaaagaaaaatggGCAGCTATTCAATTCTTTCGGCTTGTTCATCAATGAAGCTTTCAAATATCCAGAGTTTGCTTGAATCTTTTACCCCCAATTCCATTGCGGCCTGTACCTCCTGTGGTAAATCTCTTTATAAAATTTCTTTTAAAGAAAAAAGTACATTAAAAATGTATTAATGTTGTGGTGAAAAAAGTTTGAATATTTTCCATGTTTGCATATTCAGATCCATGTAGCTTTTGTTGTTCCATTAACGACACTTATCCGTGATGCATCTCAATAGAAAGAAAAGGTACGAATAATTCACATCTCTTTTCTATTCATTTGTACAAGAATTCTTAACAGGATAAGTAATTTTCATAGACCTCACAGGGTTAACAATTTAAATACTAGATGTGCCAGTTATATGTTTACTTCTTTTTCTTCTTTACCACTTGATTGTGTACTCTGTAGAACTGATCAAGAGTAGGATAGTGTCGTTAATGGAACAACTACAAATTCGAGTACCAAGCGAGAACAAGAGTGGTGATCTGTTGAGGTCATCCAACAACATCTCTAGTACTAAAGGCAAGTTAAGAGCTTTATCTATCGGAGAATCATAGCGATGACCAGGAAGAGGGCATCGTGGCTTGCTTGGATGACAGTTCTTTCAAGATTTATGACACTAAAAAGCAGTTTGAAAAGGCTCCACTATTTAATAAAGTATATACTCTTATATACCCTAACTTCCTTTAGATTTTATATTGTTTACCTTGGATCTTTTCTTTAATGTTGATAATGTCCCAGCTTGCGAGTTACCTGTTTAATGCAGATGCAAGAGCTAGCACAAATTTATCTGGAATTGGACACTAAGGAGCATTGACCTGTCTCCAACCAGTTAAGCAATAATCTGGTTTGTAATTACCTGGTAAGACTTGTTTCTATTTATCCGAAAACCGCATAATTATACTGCTCAATGCATATTAACTCGCCAGTATTGTGTGGTGAATTGTAAGAAAAAAGTTAAGTTAATTTTTGTTTCCAATTATCCgtaaaattttaaaatacttCAAAAATTGGAAACATTTTGTCATTTTTTTTGACGCGAGGTAGGAATAATTGTCGTAAGTGGTCATAGTAAAATTATAGAATATTTCAAAATTTGGAAAtattttgtcatattttctttttcgCAAGATAGGAATCTATTGATTAAAATGGGTAATTCTCGTAAGTGGTTATGGAGTACTATTCTAAATGCATATATATAATGCTATAACAATCTCGAAATATCTGAGTCACTTCTATTTACCAAACATGAGAATGTGTATGGGAAGGTACCTTCTCTTCGATTGAGAACATAATAGGCATATACTCgtttgatgttgatatatatcacatatttacatttcttttcttgTTTATTAGGTCTCATATCTATCACATACCCTATGATGGAGCTGAAATTAAAGATTTCTCCACAAGCTTCATCACATTTCACAAGTTCCTCCTTTCATAAAGGTAAAAGGGCATCAATTACATAAAGACTCGTCTtgttataaatataatttatgcAGAAGTAATcagctatatatatatacatatgtgtgTGTTATGTAAAACTGCAACTGTCATTACGTTTagtaattttattttctaaacaCGAATATTGCCCTATGAGGCGATGCTACTGTGGATTCTTCAAGAAATGTCATTGGGGAGTCGCAGGTAATGCCTCTTCAGCCATTTGCACTGGCTCCCAAAAATGTTACAGGGGATGTTTTTTTTGTCAGGGTTACAGGAGATTTTTGGTTTAATCTAGTATCGGATAAGGAAAGGTACGATGATCTGAGGAAAGCGGCCACAGACTGGGTTTATAAACATAAGTTTTTTCATCACGCCTTGAACGAGTTTTCTTGGCTTGAGTACTGTCGAATCCAGGTTCATAGAACTTAGTTGTTTGATGGTTTAGTTAATATGAGTTTCTCAGAGCCTCTATGTACTATGTAGCCAGCTGATCATGGATAGTTTTAAGTTTGTTTTTACTTCCCCTACATATGTAACAGAATGTATATCGTAATCTGTAACAAACTATCAAACTATTATGGGCCTGTTTGGCCACTCCGTTTAAGTAACTTATTGGCTTATAAGCCAATAAgtacttatcgacgagtgtttgtcgacccaatttataaattgaatttacaacttataagctgataagttgaatgttagcaacgacatactttttctcaacttattttttatttttcgtttttttattaattttggttttaaaatttatgtttttacatatctttctaatttaaaatttacgaattaagataattatatttgaaatttatttattttagctcAGTTAAGTAAAAAAATATTCTGACATTTAAccaaacacttatttaacttataagtatttatctacttatcacttataagtcccttattcattttaagtcataattttcttattttaagatttcccaaacggacACTATAATTCATTTGTAAAATTAAGGTGCATACAGTAATCATTGATTATTATCTGAGCAATACATCTGTCAAATATtgaaaagaaaacaagaaaatgttataaggaaaTTTAAGAGCAATTGTTAAAAACCGATAAATAAAGTACAAATGAGATAAGATGTGCTAAGCACATCAGTTTTATTTCACTGCCAATCTTAATTGAATAGATCACGGAAAATAAAATaccttcatcagctttagccagatCCGAAATTGAATCCGGGAGGGTAATAATCAGGAAGCGTACTATCACCACCGCCAATAGTACCACCACCATCCGATCCCTCGTTTTTCGAGAACTTTGAAGAATTTCGAAGCATCGCCATCTCATCAGCTCTCATCATAATGTTATCTTTCAATTGTTCCATTGAGGCTATATACTTCTCAAGCTCCTCAATCCCTAAATTTTCGAAAGATTCTTCCCACCAAAAATTATCACCATCCTCCACTTGATCCTCCAgtaccttcttcttcttctcatCTTCAATCTCCTTACTGATCTCCATATACTTCTGATTAAAATTCTCACGCATGCTTGCAGCGTTTAAATTAACTTGATTTATCGCAACGTTTTCTTGCAACACAGATGAACTTCCAGCAAGATACTTATCAACAACACAATCAACGCTCGGATGCCCGAAAGCAAAAACACGTCCCCCGGGAGACTGAGTTATGATAGCTGTCTCCGCACCAGTTAAAACACAAAGCTCACTAGCCTTATTGAAAAGACCGGTTCGACGTTTCGAGAACGTTACTTGCCGGCGACTCTCGTCACTTATTCTCTTGATCTCGATCTTTTTTCGGCCTTGAGTTTTCTTCTGCATCATCCTTTTTTTGTCCATGGGAGGAAGAACCCTAAAGATGGCTTTGTGTTAATGAAACTTTGACAATTATAAAACCATTATTTATACTACATTTTTCCTCAGAACCAAAAATGGCAATTTCCTTAGTAAAATTAATCGATGAGTCACTGGTATCATCTATGATTGATTTTAACTGATGGTACTAATTGACAGCGTATAATAGAAAAAAAAACTAAATTATTCTGTGTCATGCAGTAAAAACTGCAGCAAAATCTTTATATATACTATCAGAGATTCACATAGTCATATTCAGCTAAACTTTCGTCGAAGTTGGGAACATATATGACAACTTTCTTAGTTAAAGAATTTCACCTTCAAACCTTTTCAGACCATTTAGCTAAAATTTTAGTGACCTTATCACTTTGGTTATTTGTTCAATCTTGGAGTATCTtcaagaaaaataattaaaatatttagcTAAAATAATGATTTACACGATTTGTTAAATTTGTGAGAGGATATACTCGATCGTATGAGTTTACTTATAATATTACTATATGTTAAATTAAAGATAGTATAAATGACGTATGATTTTGCAATATAAGATCCTATTAAAAATGTTAAATATGATGATATAATATCTACATCATGAAATTTTAAGGTAAGGAAATAGAATTGGAGATTGTTTTTAGGTTGTGTTTGAAATTGTTATCGAACACAGTAACAATATTTTTAGACGGAAAAATTAGGTCCCGGACTTTGGGAAAAGCTGTTTTTCAGTTTTTACGGTAAGCAAATTTCAGTATCAAATATcactaaatttattatttttttaaaaaaaaattacatcaaAATATATTGATATCAAAAATATTACTAAACAGTCATAATAATTTTACAACATTTTTTCACATGTACATTTTTTGTAACATAATAAATTTTTAACGGCAATCACAAAAAGAGTTTTAATTATAATGGttggttaaaataaaataatgattaGAGTATAAAATATATATTCCAAAATTTGTATCAAATTACGTGGAATGATGAAGTTTGCTTTGTGTGCGCATATGTATCCACTTGTATTTACATATTATTATTTGAAAACTTGTTAGTTATTCATGTGGTCATCTCGGACATTTTTGGCCAAAAAAATTGGGGATTTTAGCATTTCTATATTGATTATATGAAATTTGTTGTAATATTAAGATAAGTATTGTGGGATTAGGTATAACTATTTTACAAATTCGTGTTTTACAGTAGCCTCATTAAtttaataaaatgaataaaaatattttttaggtaatattatgatttttttaaaattttccgTTTCGTGTTGATGGTTTCGAACTTTAGTACAGATATAGAATTCTAGAAAATCGCCCTatgattaaaaataatttttcccAATAAACCGTTTTCTCATTGTTCACAATCTAATAATATTAAAATGGTAAATATGATTTTAAGAGAAAATTTAGGACTTGTAACttttgaaaaaatattaaaatggtAACTTTATCTTTTAGAAAAAATTTGGGAAAATATTGATATGGTAATTAATTTAACTTGAATAAAATTTTAATAGATTATTAAATTGGTAATAAGACTTTAAAAGAATTGTAGGACTT
This window contains:
- the LOC141673001 gene encoding agamous-like MADS-box protein AGL62 produces the protein MDKKRMMQKKTQGRKKIEIKRISDESRRQVTFSKRRTGLFNKASELCVLTGAETAIITQSPGGRVFAFGHPSVDCVVDKYLAGSSSVLQENVAINQVNLNAASMRENFNQKYMEISKEIEDEKKKKVLEDQVEDGDNFWWEESFENLGIEELEKYIASMEQLKDNIMMRADEMAMLRNSSKFSKNEGSDGGGTIGGGDSTLPDYYPPGFNFGSG